aaatatgagaATTGTTATCGAATGAATTCGAAAAtctttattatacattgataaatCGGCCAggcaattatattaataatttagttccATATTGGTTAGGTATTTttagttaacaaaaaatatggcaatatttttttaagttcatattgTCCTTGACAAATTGGCCATTCTATATAATGCCcgaataataaagaaaattcttgaataattttcaaattacccAAAAATACGGATCATTCTATATAATGACCGGCCAATGTATATAATTCCCCGATTTTTTACACTGCCCATAACATATTATGGACGTTAGTACACCAATACCATAAAgacataaagtaattttttatataattacctactgtattttattatttcggttttcatttatgaatattttcaaattttattttgttaaatttgttaaacaaggttaataatttcatcaaaacaGAGGTtataaaaatgtccatagaTATTCTATGGCTATTGGTTAAATCCGTGGATTTACGAAATAAATAGTACTACATtccacattattaatttttataatatcactggTAATTATATCTCTGAGTTTAATCATGatataacaattgtattaataatgattgTTATAGGTATCATGAgcttaatcatataaaatatattagatatccGTGTAactaattcttaatttttttctcaacaGAACGTCTGAACATTACAATCTCACACttacaaaatacttttttgtttagtttctttaatttttctccaCAAACATTTGAACTCCAATcaccattaatttataaaaatttgacagTGCTTACCAAAAACTTGAAAACtgtgttataatttaagtcatccggtaaaattattatgtcattttttacaatttaatatttaattttaatcattctGAGtaggaatgaaaataataatggaaaaaataggtctttcagttttcaataatatggttttaaattctACGTGTATATTATTGCCATATTTGTTCCTGCctaactattattgttatctgagttcattaaaaaaaaattatactgttCAAACATTTTCTTTAGAGTTATTGACGTAATTTTATATCGTGCATCGttcaaatatcaattattaaataaatgttttgtgtatttttatttttagtgaaataaaaatgtcattgatAATAAAAACTACGACGAACATTTGGGAAATGGAAAAAggatttgatattattttattcattgacaAAAACGACGTATACAATAGAAACTACTGGAAGGACGAATGTTTTCGTCGCATTAATGACAAATATCCATTCCaagaaatgtaaatatttttaattttagtttcatCATCAATTTATACACTAGTATTAAAGTACCTAGTTAAATAACACATGTATTTAAGGTGTATttagatattgtattttatgtacctgATATCATTTTAAGTAGCAGAcctaacattaattatttaatttattaatttgctgTTGAGTAGTATCTAGATGTATAAAATTACGTTATTCTGTATTCTTTGTAACTATTTTTCAAGATGattgatttatattagtaattattactgcatattagaattaaatcaaatatttatacatatcttaagatatttataacttatagctgACAAGTGATAACTAATCCTGTATACATCTatagtataatacgtataatactaCATATAGTACCATGTTCGATTCtctgataaaaattattgacacACTGGCAcacagagcgatgaatgtattgattttataatatagtattttttgtgtgtctgtcatcaccttttggggcagtaaaaatgattcaaatttcTAGTACATCAACTTTtctggtgggaaagtgaatatagtttgTACTTTAGACAGGTCAAAATAGAACATTCCCAGGAGTTCTCAAAAGCCAcagaaaatactaaaaaaataaaattaaggaaaactgtAATAGTTTTCGACAAAGTCAATTTcgtttttttggtgtaactaaaaactaataaccgtaaacactttaaattttcaccgaatgtttaAATTGCCAAATTctatatatcatttaattttcaaaattataatattatcaagtatattataattttgaactaCCTATgtcacgtacataatatataggcataaaatgtgtattttactGTACAAATGTCATCAACATTTGTGGTACTATAAAAATGTTCTGATATTCGACATCAGCATCTTTAAcaatagaaaagtgaatctagttggtgcattcgtaGTGATGGGCGCAACCGACTAGTTTTAACTATCGATTGTCTATCGATAGTTTCAAATACTACCAagtgatttttcaattgaatagatattattattcatcgattgtttttaaaaattatcgagtAATTCACTCGATAGTTTTCTTTCAGTAGTTGCATACGTCTAGTAccaactagttttgactatcgagttaaaaaaaaacaatcgagtgatttttcggtattttcgactgaatttaattgataataatttgggatagacaatttaaaagcaaaaatataaaaaattgaataaccaGCCTTGATACTCGATAGTCGAATCTCGAATGACAACATTGACAACATCatggctaaatagtaaataatacataaccttacctaaaaagtaaaaatgtcgaTAGTTCGATTAGTTTtcaatagttcgatagtttttcgatagttcgatagttttataAGACAACCGAgtaattagatagtttaaactatcaaGTACTTCGATAGTTTTCACTCGGTTGTGCCCATCACTATGCATTCGGGAAAATTTATACGCAAATCCaattgttgattttatttttttggtataactctaagACTATTAATCGTAGACActtgacaatttaaattttcaccaaatatatttattggaattttccataagttaataaatatacttttgaataaattcaaattattttgactattttctAGCtatagaatcgttttttgtcgattttttgtatacaatgattttatataaataaatttaaatttaacacatctgtATGACTTCTCTACTCTCTAGACAGCTATAATATGTTCAGCAGAGCGTTacctcctttttttttattttgttttgttattaattgagCGCAACACTGTAAattcgttaaaataatttacgaccGACGTTTAGTTGTCAGTCTAAAGTCAAATTCAACCATTGACGCgcacattaaattgtatttgttctGCCCTGCAGGTTCACGACGAGCATTATAAACGTGTCGTTAAAATCGTGCGCGCTCGTGTATTCGGTGTACGGCGAGTCAATATGCTGTTTGTTGCTGAACGGGCCGCGGCACCAGCGGAAAAACGAAAGTGGCAACGCAAAACTATACAGCCACAGCAAGGAGAGGAAGAAAATAAGAGCCGACAGCACAGCGTCCGACGTCGAAACCGGACTGCGGACTATCAGGGACCGGTTGGTCGGTTACCGGTATCTGGCGGTGCAGCAGCAGCGGCGGGCGCGACCCGTCACGTACGATTTCGAGCTCATTTTCCGGACGGTTTTCCGCGGGGACAGCGGCGAGTTGTGGCTGTGCGGCCAGCGGAGGCAGTTTCCCTCACCCCGTGAACGCGTCCGCATCGCCAACGGGTTCAGCTACAAGCGCCGCTTTAAGGGTAGAGTATCCACTTCATCGTTGCCGTGTGACTTTTCACTATCGcacggcatattattatatactgtggCGCGCTGTTTCTTGAGCtggtttacaattaattatgattttcagAATTTTCCCAAAGACATAATATCCTGCAGATACTTTTATTTGTCACGTTACTTTAATTTTACCGTGTTCGTACTGCGTGACaaatcaaacatttgattttgattttttttttttctacgaatcGTTATTATATATCGGCGACGACCAGTTTTCATCAGGCCGCAATCAGGCAACACCTGTTTGTAACACCACCCAGTCAATTATCTGTTTACCTACCTGCCGTGTAGCATTTCCACGTCCTTGCGCACAAGTCTTTaacttgaacagagtatagagaGACACGGAGTCGGGTTTAGCACTTTAACGTGGTGTCGTTGAGCGTAGAGCGTGACAAGTCTAATATCGAGTGCAGTCAAAACGGGAGAGATCGAGACGGGCCCGCTATGACTAAATATGactgtttgaattatttttttaaagattgggattaatttaactattttataattttcataaacagttacttttatttgttttttcagtatttaatacttttttatgaaaaatcatatttttccaaaaaagaatatttatgcttataaaatattattttgatgaaatcaTACAGCATAAAAACatcttatttttaagattttaagcgTATAAAAATCCGGTTTCTAAATTCATAACCATGCATTAACCATGCAAACACACACGGACATGACGTTATGTTATgcgtataatgtacctacttaaattatattcaatagatacctatacctacgatagatattttactatttcaattttcaatctgAATCAATAAAAAGTATAGCAGCCACTGTCTACTATCATGTACCCTTATACGCAGAACCTTTTATGgatccaaaattcaaaaattcaaagcattaagcaataataatgttatttgtgTTGACGTGAAATATATACGTCATgacaactaataatatttcagaatgttattaaaatattaaaatagggcCAATTAAAATTGTTCGTGACATATTACCCATAtgaattcgttattattatttgtttttctattatgagtaatgactaatataatactgaaattctattttattatataatattatagttatcactAAGAATAACGCCATCGACCGCAAACcgtcgaaaacaataatattaccagCGGTGACGACGTTTACCCCAAAATCGGCACCTTCTGCGGTTCCCACGATAACAGTCGCCATCGAACTACTTCTATCCGACGACGATTGTGAGAGGAcgagtaagaacattatttacCGTTTTATGTCGGTACACTAAGTatacgatataaataatatatattacagactacagttgTACCACttgtaataataagtacctacttattataatattttttctcgaGATTTTGTGATTTTAAGATTATCAAATTGTAACTAATTCGGACACACGCGATGTTCCAGTTATattctatgaataatattcttatattatttaaataagacttttcaaaattgatatcagaaaattatttttttttttttgtggatttCTAGTTAGTATACACAATATCacacttattttatataggtatacttaaacaCCGTAAAGAGATTTGAATAGGTACCTGTTATttgttgtacctacttataaaattcactttttttttattagttgaataatattatatacatactcgTGTGTTATAGCTATGCAACAACcaaatataccaataattaaaACGATACCTGAAAATGTTTGGGACCTAAACACAGACgttgacattattttattcatcgaCATGGACATCATGTACATGGAAGATTGGGAAGACGAAGTGGTGGAACGTGTTAACGACCGTTATCCTTtcaaaaataggtattattataaaacaatatactaatcAATTGGAAATGATTTAACCCAGATGCGCTACCCTACCGACAGGCATTGAGGTCGgcttagtaatttttaataaagcgTATTATGATGGTTTATTACCGTATCTAAATACGCAAtggcttatatattattgtttacattgaTCAATATACTGCAACGATTACAATATGTcgacttatattttaataataatattcgatacAGACGGTTTTTAAGGGGctcaatataggcaattttagaATAAGTATTATGCGGCGTGCTTGTCGTGGAAAATATGTGAACGTAGTAATTTTGATCAtagaaatcattattaaattgtgtatttttgtGATAGTATAGTGGAAAAGAAATAGTGGTCCTAGacgaaacaaatataatattattaggtatagatactatataattaCAGTGTCgtgaagtaattaataattattgttgattactCGTATTCGACTACAGTTTTCGGTATAATATTTTGGTCGTCTGTTGCAGGTTGTTGGAGGACATACAGATCATGCCCATGAGCTCGGGTACCGTACAGATATATCGGCAAAACGGCGTGTCGATATTCTGCGTATTCTTCAGCAACCGCATGACCACCCTCAGCGACTGGATGGAAGACGCTTTGATAGACATCAAAAGACTGTTGGCGGGTCACATACAGTTGGCCATCCAACAGGACCTGTCCCTCTCGGAGTTTCAATCGAATgtctacagtaatttgtt
This portion of the Acyrthosiphon pisum isolate AL4f chromosome A1, pea_aphid_22Mar2018_4r6ur, whole genome shotgun sequence genome encodes:
- the LOC103310316 gene encoding uncharacterized protein LOC103310316 yields the protein MDIMYMEDWEDEVVERVNDRYPFKNRLLEDIQIMPMSSGTVQIYRQNGVSIFCVFFSNRMTTLSDWMEDALIDIKRLLAGHIQLAIQQDLSLSEFQSNVYSNLFFFFQSVFTYDTVVIWFCGSGDV